The following coding sequences are from one Plasmodium gaboni strain SY75 chromosome 10, whole genome shotgun sequence window:
- a CDS encoding phosphoinositide-specific phospholipase C: MNLSAKIDSYGYNNNIVERNEDKRIGRIMSDDENERKDVVYNNEKNKRTSEIKVLKNDMDNNKNDNSIQSKLSFDIKNVLTHAYLPICLEKMKEGEYVYKWNNNIFQKKTLKFFYLDVNNYCIRWNSKKKKLSEKKNPSLYICDIIKILDGSESLFFKKKEDDKNLSIEIISTQRNLRLTFLDIQRWKMWLFGLMYYQYKLVNKGNGKKKMKSFLYESNKLYDNYIISGLKDINALTLSQLYIILRSLNIYLNMQILYHYFSIYKNKAVINYIGFTKILEHIFSNTHISIYFNEYKDKKFNYIDKKKFIEFLIDIQCEGKCEEFIFNNYYQNYRNSNLVCQQSPEMLQLKKKNEDGADYLDMMNPSTYNNKIFNENKQTEDISIKYKNDDNLKASHIYNNYTIDRDKYNKEENNSSKHEGNIMSKENNTYFNNNNNKITNESISNNYDCNIIKKISNHDINQDNIKYNMDISNTLIFSDNSIIHDEDYLLILDILKNKYFYGDQNKVVNKKNTHNDNIYNNNNDDDVTCHHNLKDEKESNLNNNNNDNVGSCVNIINQNIPNMYPIKVNVIYKLLNIIKKYNIPFVINNDDNQYLTEIGLVYFLLSKENSIMCPEYAKVYQNMNLPLCNYWINSSHNSYLARKQIFSTSNIEQYIYILLDGCRCVEFDCYYFNKNIVVYHGFYGYKLTSSILFCDTLIACKMFGFTTSPYPIILSLEIHCKNKHKNLIAKILISILGNQLYIPKTTDEINNITPNNCKNKFLVKYKHFENNDSSGFYYLFEGLQSVMYDELNYMSDILDENDELDYDNEDMDMFQQECEGQLLHNDDVDVENFDEDEDEYEMEKNFGEYIEKSIEKKYNQDSINHKQLYMKNNESNNKVSIEKVNYKEEHSKFVEDGKKPRNVLNIKRNNNNMDNDSSDNNNNNNNMKEHRTCNTLNVEKKDKIKDFDEKKKYILKKTDNINLKNNNLLNEYSCLKGYVFRNFYETRNYNEICSISENKFIKLIKKNENEIIKYNQKTLTRVYPSGTRLASTNFNPLIFWNAGIQVVALNYQYNGLSMLLNKGRFLENGGKHSGYILKPELLRFSEKQDYNTLSLDLQILSLHQINLLFSIKNKYQEKKLKKKLFQMDMIQRIQTHKKIKKKIKNWKDLQKLEKEKKNILFSDVQSDDNKNKHISYELLLNKINDNDDVNYIHNKCLNVEKKYEDMLTEYKSFLLCSSSLSHSSSFNSCSSNTTTSNNGNKTHSNKNNSTKYKNKNFYQTFEELKKANNLFYYLYLTISIHGYNENKYYFKTEIAKVNFYDINYCWSKPSAFQMKISYPSLALIVFELKAYDTVKSEIVACACFPVKCLREGLRFVPLCDKYLKDIKGSGILVNLKINQEN; the protein is encoded by the exons ATGAACCTTAGTGCGAAAATTGATTCATATggatataataataatatagtaGAAAGAAATGAAGATAAAAGAATAGGTAGAATTATGAGCgatgatgaaaatgaaagaaAGGATGTggtatataataatgagaAGAATAAGAGAACGTCTGAAATAAAAGTTCTTAAAAATGATAtggataataataaaaacgACAACAGTATTCAATCTAAGTTATCATTTGATATAAAGAATGTATTAACACATGCATATTTACCAATATGCttagaaaaaatgaagGAGGGAgaatatgtttataaatggaataataatatatttcaaaagaaaaccttaaaatttttttatttagaTGTTAATAATTATTGTATAAGATGGAATtcaaaaaagaaaaaattaagtGAGAAAAAGAACCCAtccttatatatttgtgatataataaaaatctTGGATGGTTCTGaatctttattttttaaaaagaaagaagATGATAAGAATTTATCTATTGAAATTATAAGTACTCAAAGAAATTTAAGATTAACTTTTTTAGATATACAAAGATGGAAAATGTGGTTATTTGGTCTTATGtattatcaatataaaTTAGTTAATAAAGGAAATggaaagaaaaaaatgaaatcctttttatatgaaagtaataaattatatgataattatataatatcaggattaaaagatattaaTGCTTTAACATTATCtcaattatatattatattgagaagtcttaatatatatttaaatatgcaaatattatatcattatttttctatatataaaaataaagcTGTCATAAATTATATAGGTTTTACGAAAATATTAgaacatatattttcaaatacacacatttctatatattttaatgaatataaagataaaaaatttaattatatagataaaaaaaaatttattgAATTCCTAATTGATATACAATGTGAAGGGAAGTGTGaagaatttatatttaataattattatcagAATTATAGAAACTCAAACTTGGTGTGTCAACAAAGTCCAGAAATGTtacaattaaaaaaaaaaaatgaagatgGTGCAGATTACTTAGACATGATGAATCCATctacatataataataaaatttttaatgaaaataaacAAACAGAAGATATTTCcataaaatacaaaaatgacgataatttaaaagcttcacatatatataataattacaCTATTGATAgagataaatataataaagaagaaaataacTCTAGCAAACATGAAGGCAATATTATGTCTAAggaaaataatacatatttcaataataataataataaaataacaaatgAATCAATTagtaataattatgattgtaatataattaaaaaaataagtaaCCATGATATAAATCaggataatataaaatataatatggATATATCCAATACATTAATATTCTCTGATAATTCTATAATACATGATGAAGattatcttttaatattggatatattaaaaaataaatacttttatggtgatcaaaataaagtagttaataaaaaaaatacacataatgataatatttataataataataatgatgatgatgtGACATGTCAtcataatttaaaagatgaaaaagaaTCTAATCtaaacaataataataatgataatgtAGGTAGCTGTgtcaatattattaatcAAAATATACCAAATATGTATCCTATAAAAGttaatgttatatataaattattaaatattattaaaaaatataatatccCATTTGTTATcaataatgatgataatcAATATTTAACCGAGATTGGTTTAGtttatttcttattatcAAAAGAAAATAGTATTATGTGCCCAGAGTATGCAAAGGTATATcaaaatatgaatttaCCCTTATGTAATTACTGGATTAATAGTAGTCATAATAGTTATTTAGCTAGAAAACAAATATTTAGTACTAGTAATATAgaacaatatatatatatattattagatGGATGTAGATGTGTAGAATTTgattgttattattttaataagaatataGTAGTGTATCATGGATTTTATGGATATAAATTAACTTcttctattttattttgtgaTACTCTAATAGCATGTAAAATGTTCGGTTTTACGACATCTCCATATCCaataattttatcattaGAAATTCATTGTAAAAATAAGcataaaaatttaattgctaaaatattaatatctATATTGGGTAACcaattatatatacctaAAACAACAGAcgaaattaataatataactccaaataattgtaaaaataaatttttagTTAAATATAAGcattttgaaaataatgatagCTCAGgattttattatctttttgAAGGGCTACAAAGTGTTATGTATGATGAACTAAATTATATGTCTGATATTCTtgatgaaaatgatgaatTAGATTATGATAATGAAGATATGGATATGTTTCAACAAGAATGTGAAGGCCAGTTATTACATAATGATGATGTAGATGTTGAAAATTTTGATGAAGATGAGGATGAGTATGAAATGGAGAAAAACTTTGGTGAGTACATAGAAAAAAgtatagaaaaaaaatataatcaGGATAGTATTAATCAtaaacaattatatatgaaaaacaatgagagtaataataaagtaTCTATTGAAAAAGTAAACTATAAAGAAGAACACAGTAAATTTGTGGAAGATGGAAAAAAACCTAGAAACgttttaaatattaaaaggaataataataatatggataatGATTCATCcgataataataataataataataatatgaagGAACATAGAACTTGTAATACATTAAATGTTGAgaaaaaagataaaattaaagattttgatgaaaagaaaaaatatattttaaaaaaaacagataatattaatttaaaaaataacaatCTCTTAAATGAATATTCTTGTTTAAAAGGATATGTGTTTCgaaatttttatgaaaccagaaattataatgaaatatgTTCCATTAgtgaaaataaatttattaaattaattaaaaaaaatgaaaacgaaattattaaatataatcaaAAAACCTTAACAAGAGTTTATCCATCAGGAACACGACTAGCGTCTACTAATTTCAATCCTTTAATATTTTGGAATGCAGGTATACAAGTTGTAGCATTAAATTATCAATATAATGGATTAAGTATGTTATTAAATAAAGGAAGGTTTTTAGAAAATGGTGGAAAACACTCTGgttatattttaaaacCTGAATTGTTGCGATTTAGTGAAAAACAAGATTATAATACCTTATCATTAGATTTACAAATATTGTCATTACatcaaataaatttattattttcaattaaaaataaatatcaagaaaaaaaactaAAGAAGAAATTATTTCAAATGGATATGATTCAAAGAATTCAaacacataaaaaaataaaaaagaaaataaagaacTGGAAAGATTTAcaaaaattagaaaaagagaaaaaaaacatacTTTTTTCAGATGTTCAGTcagatgataataaaaataaacatattagTTATGAATTACTTCTTAACaaaattaatgataatgatgatgttaattatatacataataaatgtTTAAATGTAGAAAAGAAATATGAAGATATGTTAACAGAATATAAATCATTCTTATTATGTTCTTCATCCTTATCACATAGTAGTAGCTTCAATAGTTGTAGTAGTAATACAACTACATCAAATAATGGAAATAAAACACATTccaataaaaataattcaaccaaatataaaaacaaaaatttttatcaaacatttgaagaattaaaaaaagcaaataatttattttattatctatatcTTACTATATCCATTCATGGATATAATGAGAACAAATATTACTTTAAAACTGAAATTGCAAAAGTTAACTTTTATGACATTAATTATTG TTGGTCAAAACCATCCGCTTTCCAAATGAAAATATCTTATCCTTCCTTGGCTCTTATAGTATTTGAATTAAAGGCATAT gATACTGTAAAAAGTGAAATAGTAGCTTGCGCCTGCTTTCCAGTTAAATGCTTAAGAGAAGG ATTACGATTTGTACCTTTGTGCgataaatatttaaaagacATAAAAGGATCAGGAATTTTAgttaatttaaaaattaatcAAGAAAATTGA